Proteins found in one Verrucomicrobiia bacterium genomic segment:
- a CDS encoding TIGR00730 family Rossman fold protein, with amino-acid sequence MQIKALAVYCGSSPGLLPEYKEAAMTFGALLAREGIALVYGGGNVGLMGAAADGALQAGGKVIGVIPHALVAKELAHRGVTEFYPVDTMHQRKQKMADLADGFVALPGGIGTLEEIFEMLTWNQLHIHGKPCAFLNVAGYYEPLVRFLEHMVQQRFLKQAPFDALIVDSDGASLLARIRAYAPVKTDKWIDRKTS; translated from the coding sequence ATGCAAATCAAAGCACTCGCGGTGTATTGCGGTTCGAGCCCGGGGTTGCTTCCGGAATACAAGGAAGCGGCCATGACTTTCGGCGCGCTCCTGGCGCGGGAGGGGATCGCGCTGGTTTATGGGGGCGGGAATGTTGGGCTGATGGGAGCGGCGGCGGATGGGGCTCTACAGGCGGGTGGAAAGGTTATCGGTGTGATCCCGCACGCGCTGGTCGCGAAGGAATTGGCACATCGCGGCGTCACGGAATTCTATCCCGTCGATACCATGCATCAGCGCAAACAGAAGATGGCCGATCTGGCGGACGGTTTTGTGGCGTTGCCCGGTGGGATCGGGACGCTGGAAGAAATATTCGAAATGTTGACCTGGAACCAACTTCACATTCACGGAAAGCCGTGCGCGTTTTTGAATGTCGCGGGCTACTACGAACCATTGGTTCGTTTTCTTGAACACATGGTCCAGCAGCGCTTCCTCAAACAGGCGCCATTTGATGCGCTCATTGTCGATTCCGATGGGGCATCGCTGCTGGCGAGAATCCGTGCATATGCCCCGGTAAAGACGGATAAATGGATCGATAGAAAGACCAGCTGA
- the rsmB gene encoding 16S rRNA (cytosine(967)-C(5))-methyltransferase RsmB: protein MNARALALNLLNNWQKSRQLADELLEAALASSPLVGPDRAFVTELFYGCLRRKLSLEFLITQLANTPPQPVVANILQLGLYQLFYLKTPAHAAVNETVSLAKSQAHASEAKFVNAILRRAEREHGALVSRLEATREAAPWIYYSHPQWLWERWTARLGRGPAAALCEWNNQPPPIYIRINTLKTSTKPADVEAEPTTHPLCWRILNASGLFQGKSFTSGEFYVQDPSTLTAVDVLDPQPGESVLDMCAAPGGKTTYLAQKMQNRGRIIAADMSSSRLALVGENCRRLGVTIVATLACEGTHLDRCLRGDQFDRVLLDAPCSNTGVLRRRADLRWRIEESEICKLATLQEKLLAAAVPFTKPQGILVYSTCSLEEEENQRVVERFSKSHPEFTLEATRSSFPPRDSMDGAFVARFRNTNAAQGGIQPHAARDERQEV from the coding sequence GTGAACGCCCGCGCACTCGCCTTGAACCTACTCAACAACTGGCAAAAATCACGCCAGTTGGCCGACGAGCTTCTCGAAGCCGCGCTGGCTTCATCCCCGCTCGTTGGCCCCGACCGCGCTTTTGTCACCGAACTGTTCTACGGCTGCCTGCGCCGAAAGTTGTCGCTCGAGTTTTTGATCACGCAACTGGCCAACACGCCCCCGCAACCCGTTGTCGCCAACATTCTCCAGCTCGGTCTTTACCAACTCTTCTATCTCAAGACCCCGGCGCACGCGGCAGTAAATGAAACCGTCTCACTCGCCAAGTCCCAGGCTCATGCCAGCGAAGCAAAATTCGTCAACGCAATCCTCCGTCGCGCCGAACGGGAACACGGTGCTCTTGTGTCGAGATTGGAAGCAACCCGCGAGGCAGCCCCCTGGATTTACTATTCCCACCCGCAATGGCTGTGGGAACGTTGGACGGCGCGACTGGGCCGCGGGCCGGCGGCAGCTCTCTGCGAATGGAACAACCAGCCTCCTCCCATTTACATACGGATCAATACGCTCAAGACGTCAACCAAACCTGCCGATGTCGAGGCTGAACCGACAACGCATCCACTTTGCTGGCGAATACTGAATGCGTCAGGACTTTTTCAGGGCAAATCTTTTACGAGTGGCGAGTTCTACGTGCAGGATCCGTCCACTCTCACCGCCGTGGATGTGCTCGACCCGCAGCCGGGTGAGTCAGTGTTGGATATGTGCGCCGCACCGGGCGGCAAGACGACGTATCTCGCGCAGAAGATGCAGAATCGCGGACGCATCATCGCCGCTGACATGTCGAGTTCACGGCTCGCGCTCGTTGGGGAAAATTGCCGGCGCCTGGGCGTGACCATCGTGGCGACCTTGGCCTGCGAAGGAACACACTTGGATCGCTGTCTTCGTGGGGACCAGTTCGACCGTGTGCTGCTTGACGCGCCCTGCTCCAACACGGGCGTCCTTCGCCGTCGCGCCGACCTGCGATGGCGCATCGAAGAAAGTGAAATCTGCAAGCTCGCGACGTTGCAAGAGAAGCTGCTGGCCGCAGCCGTGCCATTCACCAAGCCGCAGGGCATCCTGGTCTACAGCACGTGCAGCCTCGAAGAAGAGGAAAACCAACGGGTCGTTGAGCGGTTCAGCAAGTCGCACCCGGAATTCACGTTGGAAGCGACGCGATCCAGCTTTCCGCCGCGCGACAGCATGGACGGCGCCTTCGTCGCCAGGTTCCGCAACACAAACGCCGCGCAAGGTGGAATACAACCTCACGCGGCGCGTGATGAAAGACAGGAAGTCTAG
- a CDS encoding DUF3106 domain-containing protein, producing the protein MRRIVLLSILLIGAVVGAAPAQQPPLPTPAPTDQTNKSRSKPPLTEEQRAQLEQRLNEQWTKMPVEAKSRLMRLHRALSEMPPEERKFVHDRVERFLNMSPAEREKLKQNKQKWEQMTPEERQKAREEFRKRSQEFEQQWHRAHPSEDVVPNSTNESKSPPPPEGNGAPPPTPSPAP; encoded by the coding sequence ATGAGGCGGATTGTCCTGCTGTCGATTCTACTGATTGGCGCCGTGGTTGGGGCAGCGCCGGCGCAGCAACCGCCGTTGCCGACACCCGCACCGACCGATCAGACCAACAAGTCCAGATCCAAGCCGCCCCTTACTGAGGAGCAGCGCGCCCAGCTTGAGCAGCGCCTGAACGAGCAGTGGACCAAGATGCCGGTGGAAGCGAAGTCGCGATTGATGCGTCTGCATCGGGCGCTCTCCGAGATGCCGCCCGAGGAACGCAAATTCGTTCACGACCGCGTGGAACGTTTCCTGAACATGTCGCCGGCAGAGCGGGAGAAGTTGAAACAGAACAAGCAAAAATGGGAGCAGATGACGCCCGAGGAACGGCAGAAGGCGCGCGAGGAATTCCGCAAACGCAGCCAGGAGTTTGAACAGCAGTGGCATCGTGCGCATCCCAGCGAAGACGTGGTGCCAAACTCGACAAATGAATCAAAGTCACCTCCACCACCCGAAGGCAATGGCGCGCCGCCCCCAACGCCGTCGCCAGCCCCGTGA
- a CDS encoding zf-HC2 domain-containing protein produces MRCQAIKEQFDERLDGRLSESQQAAFDAHVAACAECRPEWQAYAGAWEVIGRQPGIEPSFGFVERTVRRLDEQPAVGRSWFWQPAVRWVTLGAAVFALSVVGWVGRARMQERRRAELYAHVQQADYLEDFDVIANLDQIEGGSHL; encoded by the coding sequence ATGCGTTGTCAGGCAATTAAAGAGCAGTTCGACGAGCGATTGGATGGACGCCTGTCTGAGTCGCAGCAGGCGGCCTTTGACGCCCATGTCGCGGCCTGCGCGGAGTGCCGTCCCGAGTGGCAGGCCTATGCGGGCGCGTGGGAAGTGATCGGACGTCAGCCGGGAATTGAACCGTCCTTCGGGTTCGTCGAACGCACGGTGCGGCGACTAGACGAGCAGCCGGCCGTGGGTCGTTCATGGTTCTGGCAACCTGCCGTCCGTTGGGTGACGCTCGGTGCGGCCGTCTTCGCGCTCAGTGTGGTCGGGTGGGTTGGGCGCGCGCGGATGCAGGAGCGGAGGCGCGCCGAGCTTTACGCGCATGTGCAGCAGGCGGATTATCTGGAGGACTTCGATGTGATCGCCAACCTCGACCAAATCGAGGGAGGGAGCCATCTATGA
- the der gene encoding ribosome biogenesis GTPase Der, with translation MQTTHDILAIVGRPNVGKSTLFNRIVRRRIAIVHEEPGVTRDRVSAVANWDGKTFEVIDTGGIGFMDDEKSGDVLASAARHQAEIAIEMASAIIMVADVTEGVVPLDQEIARKLRSSGKPVFLAVNKVDNAGRARNEAEFAELGFPKTFSIAAVHGTGVESLVDAATEAFSANVVPETVRTPRIAIVGRPNVGKSSLINAILKDERTIVSDIPGTTRDSVDVPFTVKGKPYLLVDTAGLRHRRKIRTSVDQFGLMRAERSIRECDVAVLVLDAVAGVTNQDKKIAGQIADAARGCVILVNKWDLAAEEEEKDHRLEQQGKRRKTTFREKYLEALRKELFFLDWAPVLFGSAKTGQNLNLLFDQITVIEQEMTRHVETPQLNKLFMQALDAYPPPHVGGKRFKVYYAFQKPTQPPTFRLFVNNVGALTPHYKRFLIDKIRATYAFTGCPIRLECRERERREFVRSAQPTKRVSERSTRRPEQNKRQYPAPGKAKYSTHGKATSNRRRR, from the coding sequence ATGCAAACAACGCACGATATCCTCGCCATTGTGGGCCGCCCAAACGTCGGGAAGAGCACGCTTTTCAACCGCATCGTGCGCCGTCGCATCGCCATTGTCCACGAAGAGCCGGGCGTGACACGCGACCGGGTCAGCGCTGTGGCGAACTGGGATGGGAAGACGTTTGAGGTGATCGACACGGGCGGGATCGGGTTCATGGACGATGAGAAGAGCGGGGACGTCCTGGCGAGCGCGGCGCGGCACCAAGCCGAAATCGCCATCGAAATGGCCAGCGCGATCATCATGGTTGCGGATGTGACAGAAGGCGTGGTGCCGCTCGACCAGGAAATCGCCCGGAAGTTGCGTTCAAGCGGCAAGCCGGTGTTCCTCGCGGTTAATAAGGTGGACAATGCCGGTCGCGCGCGGAACGAGGCGGAATTTGCGGAGTTGGGCTTCCCCAAGACGTTCTCCATTGCCGCGGTTCACGGCACCGGTGTGGAGAGTTTGGTGGATGCCGCCACGGAAGCATTCTCGGCGAACGTGGTACCGGAAACTGTACGGACGCCGCGCATCGCGATTGTGGGTCGTCCGAACGTCGGCAAATCGTCATTGATCAATGCGATCCTGAAAGATGAGCGAACAATTGTCAGCGATATTCCCGGCACGACGCGTGACTCGGTGGATGTGCCATTCACGGTGAAAGGGAAACCGTATTTGCTGGTCGATACGGCCGGGCTGCGGCATCGGCGCAAGATCAGGACATCCGTGGATCAATTCGGCCTGATGCGGGCGGAACGTAGCATCCGTGAATGCGATGTCGCTGTGCTTGTGCTTGATGCGGTCGCGGGTGTGACGAACCAGGACAAGAAAATCGCCGGGCAGATTGCGGACGCCGCGCGCGGCTGTGTCATACTGGTGAACAAGTGGGACCTCGCAGCGGAAGAAGAGGAAAAGGACCATCGGTTGGAGCAGCAAGGAAAGCGGAGAAAAACCACCTTCCGCGAGAAATACCTGGAGGCTTTGCGGAAGGAATTGTTCTTCCTGGATTGGGCACCGGTGTTGTTCGGGTCGGCGAAGACGGGCCAGAACCTGAATCTATTGTTCGACCAGATCACCGTCATCGAGCAGGAGATGACGCGACATGTGGAGACGCCGCAGTTGAACAAGCTGTTTATGCAGGCACTTGACGCGTATCCGCCGCCGCATGTTGGCGGAAAGCGGTTCAAGGTCTATTATGCTTTCCAGAAGCCCACACAACCGCCCACATTTCGATTGTTCGTCAACAACGTGGGCGCGTTGACGCCGCACTACAAGCGGTTCCTGATTGATAAAATCCGCGCCACCTACGCTTTTACCGGTTGTCCGATCCGGTTGGAATGCCGGGAGCGCGAGCGGCGGGAATTTGTGAGATCAGCGCAGCCTACAAAGCGCGTCTCCGAACGCTCCACACGACGACCGGAGCAGAATAAAAGGCAGTACCCGGCGCCGGGCAAGGCGAAGTATTCGACGCACGGTAAGGCGACGAGCAATCGGCGTCGGCGATAG